One window of the Betta splendens chromosome 21, fBetSpl5.4, whole genome shotgun sequence genome contains the following:
- the nyx gene encoding nyctalopin, with protein sequence MTALAFAVCVLCLLPQAALTRWACARACPASCSCTQERSCSVLCDRSGLAELPKEFPCEASAINLDKNRLKFLSERAFGTLPSLKSLSLDHNNISFITPGAFKGLSNLVELKMAHNEYISYLHTRTFTGLKKLLRLDLSDCNLFNIPDRIFIEQTALKELLCFQNNFRRIPGAVRGMENLTHIYLERNKMEAVAYNSLLGLGSLRYLNLQENRINVIHEQSFQDLVRLENFYLNDNLLSDLPRFAFKGLIRLKMLNLGGNQLTNVSKTWFGDLVELEVLYLDRNQLLCIEEGTFENLTSLISLHLNSNNLTSLPLPVFQPVYFLGRLYLFKNPWECDCSLKWLKQWMDSYKLVRDIPCASPSSVAGLDLSQVVFPSANGTCVNPAELNLTTASSDTASTTENRFHSLLSKLLQQELRDEMGNGTESRRNGTLQEAEDGQLSAGVRGQRAQTDQTLLCFMVPWLVLGWIRSELVSCPSCT encoded by the exons ATGACGGCCCTCGCGTTTGCTG tcTGCGTGCTGTGCCTGCTGCCCCAGGCGGCGCTGACCCGCTGGGCCTGTGCTCGGGCCTGTccggcctcctgctcctgcacccaggagaggagctgcagcgtccTGTGCGACCGCTCCGGCCTGGCGGAGCTGCCCAAGGAGTTCCCCTGCGAGGCCTCCGCCATCAACCTGGACAAGAACCGGCTCAAGTTCTTGTCTGAACGGGCCTTTGGGACCCTGCCCTCGCTCAAGTCTCTGTCTCTGGACCATAACAACATCTCCTTCATCACCCCCGGCGCCTTTAAG GGCCTCTCCAACCtggtggagctgaagatggcGCACAACGAGTACATCAGCTACCTGCACACGCGGACCTTCACGGgcctgaagaagctgctgcgtTTGGACCTGTCGGACTGCAACCTCTTCAACATCCCCGACCGCATCTTCATAGAGCAGACggcgctgaaggagctgctctgcttccagAACAACTTCAGGAGGATCCCCGGAGCCGTGCGGGGCATGGAGAACCTGACCCACATCTACCTGGAGCGGAACAAGATGGAGGCTGTGGCCTACAACTCCCTGCTGGGCCTGGGGAGCCTCCG GTACCTGAACCTCCAGGAGAACCGCATTAACGTGATCCATGAACAGTCCTTCCAGGACCTTGTGCGCCTGGAGAATTTCTACCTCAACGACAACCTGCTCTCCGATTTGCCCCGATTCGCCTTTAAGGGCCTCATACGCCTCAAGATGCTGAATCTTGGGGGAAACCAGTTGACCAACGTTTCCAAGACCTGGTTCGGTgacctggtggagctggaggtccTGTACCTGGACAGGAACCAGCTGCTCTGCATTGAGGAAGGCACCTTCGAGAACCTGACCAGCCTCATCTCGCTCCACCTGAACAGCAACAACCTCACCTCGCTGCCCCTCCCCGTGTTCCAGCCCGTCTACTTCCTGGGGCGCCTCTACCTCTTTAAAAACCCCTGGGAGTGCGACTGCTCCCTGAAGTGGCTGAAGCAGTGGATGGACAGCTACAAGCTGGTGCGCGACATCCCCTGCGCCTCCCCCTCGTCCGTGGCGGGGCTGGATCTCAGCCAGGTGGTCTTCCCCAGCGCGAACGGCACGTGCGTGAACCCGGCAGAGCTGAACCTGACCACGGCCTCCTCAGACACGGCCTCCACCACCGAGAACCGcttccacagcctcctctccaagctgctccagcaggagcTCAGGGACGAGATGGGGAACGGGACCGAGAGCCGCCGCAACGGGACCCTGCAGGAGGCCGAGGACGGGCAGCTGTCtgccggggtcagaggtcagcgcgCTCAGACCGACCAgaccctcctctgcttcatggTTCCGTGGCTCGTCCTGGGTTGGATCCGCTCAGAGCTGGTTTCGTGTCCTTCCTGCACATGA